The nucleotide window TGGTGGCGCTACATTACATCCATCTTCCTGCACGCAGGCTTCAGTCATTTATTGTTCAACAGCTTTGCGTTAATTGTATTTGCACCACCGATGGAACGGTTACTCGGATCGGTAAGGTATGGTGTGTTGTACCTGGGTGGTGGTGTGTTGGGTAATATTCTTGCTGTTGCATGGTACAACTCAGTTGGCAGTATTACCATCTCGGTGGGTGCTTCAGGAGCGATCTATGCCGTCTATGGTGCATTCCTGTATGTAGCGCTGTTCCAGCGCACCATGATGGATGAGGCTTCGCGCAAAACGATGTACACCTTGCTTGTGTTCGGGATTATATTCTCCTTCGCCATGTCGGGCATCAACTGGATGGCTCATCTGGGCGGATTGCTGGGTGGATTCTTTATTTATGGACTGTTGATCAGATTGTGGAAACCCCGCAGCTTAAAGCGGTAGTCAGAACGTTCTCAAGATGGAATGCAATCAAGGATAAGTAGGGTATAACAGATTGGAGCGATCAGGCGAGTGGAATTAAGACAGTTGCATTACTTTTTGAAAGTGGCACAGAAGGAACATGTAACACAGGCTGCTGAAGAGTTGCATGTGGCGCAGTCGGCGGTGAGTCGTCAGATTCATCAGCTGGAAGAAGAGCTGGGCGTGGACCTTTTTATGCAAAAGGGGCGAAACCTGCAGTTGACTGCAGTAGGACAGCTCTTTTGCAAACGAATTGAAGGCATATTGAAAGATCTGGATAAGGCAGTCGGGGAAGTTCATGAGTTTCTGGATCCGGAACATGGGGAGATTCGAATCGGATTTCCGCATAGCCTGGGGATTCATCTCATTCCTTCCGTTGTGGCTGCTTTCCGCCAGCGCTACCCTAACGTGAAATTCAGATTCAAGCAGGGGATGTTTCCTACACTCATTCGTGATGTGTTATCGGGAGAAGTAGACTTGGCATTCATTTCTCCATTTCCGGAGAAGCATGATCAAGTGGATGGCGATATTGTACTCACGGAAGAGTTACATGCCATTCTTCCTCCAAATCATCCATTAGCTGGTGAGGAGACGATTGCGCTCGAACAGCTCAAGGATGATAAGTTTGTATTATTCAGCAAAGGTTATTCTCTTCGTCCTATTGTGTGGCATGCCTGTCTGGAAGCTGGTTTTACACCCAAGATTGCTTTTGAAGGGGAAGAGACCGACACCATCCGCGGATTGGTCGCTGCGGGCATGGGGGTCAGTCTGCTGCCTGAGATGGCGTTATTCCAGACGAATCCGTTGCAACCGGCACATGTGGCTATCTCCCATCCAAAAGTAACGCGAACTATCGGGTTAATTCATCGTGCGCATGATAAACTGCCGCTGGTTGCTCAGTCCTTTCGTTCATTCTTGCTTGATTATTTCGGTTTACAACAAAACAATACCCCATCCGATTAACGGTGGGGTATTGTTTTTTGTTTTTGTTGTATTAAGTATCCAATTAATCACGGCTGTTGAAGATTCCGATGTAACGAATCAATTCAAGCAGTGAGATCAGCGCTGCAGCAACGTAAGTCAAAGCTGCGGCATTCAGAACTTTAGCAACACCTTTTTCTTCTTCATTGCGGATATAACCTTCAGACACCATAATCTCTCTTGCACGATTGCTGGCGTTGAACTCAACCGGCAATGTGATAAGTTGGAACGCAACGGTTACGGAGAAGAAGATGATACCGATACCTACAAGGTTCATGGCATTGAAGATGAATCCTGCAATCAACAGGAACGGAGCTAATCCGGATGCAAAGTTCACAATTGGGAAGATCCGGTGACGCAGTGCCAGCATCGGATAACTTTCTTTATGCTGAATGGCGTGGCCAACTTCGTGACACGCTACCGAAACAGCTGAGATTGAGTTTTCATAATATACTGGTTCTGATAAGCGTACAACCCGATTGATCGGATCATAGTGATCAGAGAGTGTTCCGCGTACAGGCTCAATTGGAACATCATGCAGGCCATTAGCGTCGAGCATCTGGCGAGCGGCATCGTAGCCGGTGATTCCATTCTGGTTGGGGACTTCTGACCAACGTCTAAAAGTACCTTTTACGCGAAATTGCGCCCATAAAGAGAGCAAAAAGGCGATAATGATCAATACGAACATACCGTTATTAAAACTCATATTCATTCCTCCGCTTTCTAATAATAAGCTACATCATGGTGTTCTCAAGCAAGATTTTCAGTGCCTCCATTGTACCGGCACTTTTGGTAAGTAGTCCTGCCATCATCTTGCGTGCTTGTACAGGTTTCATCTCCCCAAGTAGCGGTTTGAGTTCATTAACCTCTCGCTCAAGTTGTTGCACGTGAAGTTCCAATGTTGTCAATTTGCTGGCAACTTGTTCTTCCGTGCTAACCAGACGCCACTTTTCAAGAGATTGCTTAATCTCGTCGAGACTATACTTCTCTTGTTTCATCTGTACAATACGTTCAAGCCTGGTTAAAGTTTCATTACTATAGAGACGATAATTTTTTTGTGTACGTTCTTCGGGAGCGATCAGTCCAAGCTTCGTGTAATAATCAATCGTCCGTTCACTAACACCAGCGGTCTTGGCAAGTTCGCCAATCCGAAAAAGTTTCATATCCCCAATGATATTCACCTCGCTTGCAAGTTCAAATGTAGGGAATTGTAGTTTCCGCTTGCGAATTTATATACTACGCCCAATTTTTCTTACTAATAAGTATGATACATGATCTTTAACCGTACAGTCAAACGTTATGCTTTAGTAATCAGCATACTTCATTTCTATATCTATGTGCTCATAGAATGTGATTATGTACTTAAGTGCAAGAAAAAGACGTATGACTTTATTCCCAGAAATAATTTTCAATTTTGATGAAAATACTCTTGTCAACTTTCCTCTCTTCTGCTTATAATGACATTAAGAGTTTCACGATATGTGAAGAAACTTAACATAAGAGGGAGTGGGGTATATGAGAAAGAAATGGTTAGTTTCCGTGTTAGTAATGCTTACTTTATTCGCTTTTCCGGTCAGTGCATTCGCAGCTGCGGAGGGGCCAACTAACATTGAACTTCAAAGTGGTTTGAACTCAGCCTTTACGTTTCTGGCTGTTGTACTCGTGTTTTTGATGCAAGGGGGATTTGCTTTACTTGAAGCGGGTTCAACACGAATGAAGAATGCAGGACACATTGCGGGTAAGACTATCCTGACATTGGGAATTTCAGTTATTGCCTTCTGGGCTTTGGGCTTCGGTCTTGGTTTCGGTAATGGTAACAGCTTCTTTGGAACAACAGGGTTCTTCCTGAGCGGTGACAAAATGGCTGCTTCCTTCGAATCACTGGCTTTCTCCGATGTTCCATTGACTGTTAAATTCGTATTCCACCTCGCTTTTGCGGCGGTATCTCTGGCCATTGCCTGCGGTGGTATGGCTGAACGTGCAAAAATGAGCGTATATATTGTATTCGGTACACTGTATACCATTATCATGTATCCGGTTGTTGCTCACTGGGTATGGGGCGGCGGCTGGTTGGCTGAGCTGGGTATGCAAGACTTTGCAGGATCGACGGTTGTTCACTTGACTGGTGCGACTGCAGCATTGGTAGCGACCATCTTGTTGAAACCACGTATCGGTAAATACAACAAAGACGGCAAACCTAACATCATTCCAGGTCACAACCAAGTGTATTCCGTACTCGGGGTAATTATCCTCTGGATCGGTTGGTTCGGATTTAACCCAGGTAGTACGTTAACTGCTTTGGACGATGGATTCTTTGGTTATGTTGCATTGACTACTAACGTAGCTGCTGCAGCTGGTGGTGTTGCTGCACTGTTGATCTCTTGGGCAGTTCTTGGCAAGTCCGATATTCCTAGCATGTTGAACGGTGTGCTTGCGGCACTCGTTGCAATTACAGGTGCTTGTGCCTTCGTTGAGCCTTGGGCAGCTTTGGTTATCGGTGCTTTGGCTGGGGTTATCACATTCTTCACAGCACAGTACTTCGATCGTAAAGGAATTGACGATCCAATCTACGCTTTCTCCGTACACGGTGTTGCTGGTATGTGGGGAGCAATCTCCACAGGTTTGTTCGCTACACCAGAACTTGCTGAGCATGCGGGTGTAGGTCAAGCGGGTCTGTTCTATGGCGGTGGATTCCACCAATTGGGCGTACAGCTTCTCGGTCTGGCAGGTGCTTTTGCCTTCGTACTGGTAATGTCCTTCATTATCCTGGGCGGAATGAAAGCGATCATGGGCATCCGTGTTACTGAAGAAGAAGAAACAATGGGTCTGGATATCAGTGAGCACGGTACTTACGGATACCCTGAACAAATGAAAAATGTAGATTCTAAATCCAATGGTGGTACGTTCAGCTCCTGAGGTGAATAATGCTGAAACATGCTTCAAGGAGGCTGGACATGATGGAACCCATCTCGTATACAAACTATTCCTGGTCTTATCAGGGAATCGATGGCGCGGTGTCTTCTCAAGAACTGCGCCAGGCACGTGTGATATTACAGAACGAGCTCCAGGAATTGTTGTCCGCTTCCTTGTCGCCGATCGAGTGGTACCAAACGGTAAATGAACTGCATGACCGGATTGCACGGAAAGCAGTAGAGTTATGCATTCAGGGGATGGTTGAGGAAGGCTTCGGCCAACCTCCCGTCCCCTATGCCTTTATCGTATTTGGGAGTTCGGGCAGGGAAGAAGCAACGTTATGGAGTGATCAGGATAATGGCATGATCATTAGTGATACTCCGCATGAAGGTAAAGATGAATATTTTGCACAGCTCGGACAGCGAATGTCAAATATGTTGGAAGAGCTGGGTTACGCTAAATGCGAAGGCAAAGTGATGTGTTCAGAGCCACTATGGAGAAAAACGCTGGCGTCATGGAAACAACAATTAGCAGATTGGAGCTCGGATTTGAATTGGGAGCCCGTTCGTAATCTGATCATTGCTTCAGACATGCGTTTTGTAGCAGGGGAGCAAAGTCTGGCAGAGGAATGGATAACCAGTTTTTATGAACAGTTTAGACTGATTCCTGAACTTTCGGATGCAGTTCTTCGCAATACAGTTAAACATAAAGCGACATTAAATGTACTTGGTCGTGTGGTCACAGAGCGATTTGGTGAACATGCAGGCGGATTTGATGTTAAGTATGGTTTGTATATTCCGCTGGTGAACAGTGCTCGTTATTTGGCTTTGCAACATGGGATCAAGGAATCGTCTACGTTAAAAAGA belongs to Paenibacillus sp. FSL H8-0079 and includes:
- a CDS encoding MerR family transcriptional regulator, whose protein sequence is MKLFRIGELAKTAGVSERTIDYYTKLGLIAPEERTQKNYRLYSNETLTRLERIVQMKQEKYSLDEIKQSLEKWRLVSTEEQVASKLTTLELHVQQLEREVNELKPLLGEMKPVQARKMMAGLLTKSAGTMEALKILLENTMM
- a CDS encoding rhomboid family intramembrane serine protease, producing MIFIRYENWKGYLKYFPLTSIFLIANVVMFIVLTVNGGSTNNMVLLKFGALTNYELFASEWWRYITSIFLHAGFSHLLFNSFALIVFAPPMERLLGSVRYGVLYLGGGVLGNILAVAWYNSVGSITISVGASGAIYAVYGAFLYVALFQRTMMDEASRKTMYTLLVFGIIFSFAMSGINWMAHLGGLLGGFFIYGLLIRLWKPRSLKR
- a CDS encoding DUF294 nucleotidyltransferase-like domain-containing protein — its product is MMEPISYTNYSWSYQGIDGAVSSQELRQARVILQNELQELLSASLSPIEWYQTVNELHDRIARKAVELCIQGMVEEGFGQPPVPYAFIVFGSSGREEATLWSDQDNGMIISDTPHEGKDEYFAQLGQRMSNMLEELGYAKCEGKVMCSEPLWRKTLASWKQQLADWSSDLNWEPVRNLIIASDMRFVAGEQSLAEEWITSFYEQFRLIPELSDAVLRNTVKHKATLNVLGRVVTERFGEHAGGFDVKYGLYIPLVNSARYLALQHGIKESSTLKRMERLTTLEAVPFTLLDACQRAFIAALKFRRSTPVVIQRDLQHSSGFLDEKQMKQKQIHYELRDTLGLVRRVHRALQRQLRFAERRRP
- a CDS encoding ammonium transporter — encoded protein: MRKKWLVSVLVMLTLFAFPVSAFAAAEGPTNIELQSGLNSAFTFLAVVLVFLMQGGFALLEAGSTRMKNAGHIAGKTILTLGISVIAFWALGFGLGFGNGNSFFGTTGFFLSGDKMAASFESLAFSDVPLTVKFVFHLAFAAVSLAIACGGMAERAKMSVYIVFGTLYTIIMYPVVAHWVWGGGWLAELGMQDFAGSTVVHLTGATAALVATILLKPRIGKYNKDGKPNIIPGHNQVYSVLGVIILWIGWFGFNPGSTLTALDDGFFGYVALTTNVAAAAGGVAALLISWAVLGKSDIPSMLNGVLAALVAITGACAFVEPWAALVIGALAGVITFFTAQYFDRKGIDDPIYAFSVHGVAGMWGAISTGLFATPELAEHAGVGQAGLFYGGGFHQLGVQLLGLAGAFAFVLVMSFIILGGMKAIMGIRVTEEEETMGLDISEHGTYGYPEQMKNVDSKSNGGTFSS
- a CDS encoding zinc metallopeptidase; the encoded protein is MSFNNGMFVLIIIAFLLSLWAQFRVKGTFRRWSEVPNQNGITGYDAARQMLDANGLHDVPIEPVRGTLSDHYDPINRVVRLSEPVYYENSISAVSVACHEVGHAIQHKESYPMLALRHRIFPIVNFASGLAPFLLIAGFIFNAMNLVGIGIIFFSVTVAFQLITLPVEFNASNRAREIMVSEGYIRNEEEKGVAKVLNAAALTYVAAALISLLELIRYIGIFNSRD
- a CDS encoding LysR family transcriptional regulator, yielding MELRQLHYFLKVAQKEHVTQAAEELHVAQSAVSRQIHQLEEELGVDLFMQKGRNLQLTAVGQLFCKRIEGILKDLDKAVGEVHEFLDPEHGEIRIGFPHSLGIHLIPSVVAAFRQRYPNVKFRFKQGMFPTLIRDVLSGEVDLAFISPFPEKHDQVDGDIVLTEELHAILPPNHPLAGEETIALEQLKDDKFVLFSKGYSLRPIVWHACLEAGFTPKIAFEGEETDTIRGLVAAGMGVSLLPEMALFQTNPLQPAHVAISHPKVTRTIGLIHRAHDKLPLVAQSFRSFLLDYFGLQQNNTPSD